In the Longimicrobium terrae genome, one interval contains:
- a CDS encoding serine/threonine-protein kinase, producing the protein MSGLAQFLVGHVLNDRYRLQSVLGEGGFGVVFRARDEKMERAVAVKVLVPPRGMGAAQTQRLRQRFQGEAELAARLPAHPNLVGVLDYGADDRVDFLVMELLEGESLRERLARPEPVSLRTALGILLGAARGVAVGHQNGLVHRDLKPANLFLESDPEQPEVRILDFGIAKMLDEAEDEETRTHLTLPGEWFGSEFYCAPEHLRREPVTRGVDVYSLGVVGFELLTRTRLFTAEDQNRRRQGLPVPIPSLLARNASVPQEVEWVIRRALAEDPAQRFADAGALAAELHRVYNRVRRAADLPETVLAAVPVDDRRAVSVQPDEGTVLVVEPTATGRRAVEADPASLEGQLARMRRKRWRSLALRAAGVAVLGTGGVAGGVALAANRAYQAPASLQAAPRLSAGEENQEGLREFRRMNYKAAAEHFRRAAEGAPDNAEFQNNHAYAVYRAGDADEGIRLLKDVVSRYPHREVAYSNLAEAQLAKPDSTGAVNTLLSLLAIQPSSARRREAETLLARLGYGTGVWEPSDPDAVEYDSGADAPAMDGPGMDDAMEMDDAPAEEGQPVDSSVSVVPDGRANRRVEMRTRTDTRPRWTPPPRSAPRDTVRM; encoded by the coding sequence ATGTCGGGCTTGGCGCAGTTTCTGGTCGGGCACGTACTGAACGACCGCTATCGCCTGCAGAGCGTTCTTGGCGAAGGCGGCTTCGGGGTGGTGTTCCGTGCGCGTGATGAAAAAATGGAGCGCGCCGTCGCCGTAAAGGTGCTGGTGCCGCCCCGCGGGATGGGTGCGGCGCAGACCCAGCGGCTGCGGCAGCGCTTTCAGGGCGAGGCCGAGCTGGCCGCTCGCCTTCCCGCGCACCCCAACCTGGTCGGCGTGCTGGACTACGGCGCGGACGACCGGGTGGACTTTCTGGTGATGGAGCTGCTGGAGGGCGAAAGCCTGCGCGAGCGGCTGGCCCGCCCGGAGCCGGTTTCGCTGCGGACCGCGCTCGGCATTCTCCTGGGCGCGGCGCGCGGGGTGGCGGTGGGGCACCAGAACGGGCTGGTGCACCGTGACCTCAAGCCGGCCAACCTGTTCCTGGAAAGCGATCCGGAGCAGCCGGAGGTGCGCATCCTGGACTTCGGCATCGCCAAGATGCTGGACGAGGCCGAGGACGAGGAAACGCGCACGCATCTGACCCTGCCCGGCGAGTGGTTCGGCTCGGAGTTCTACTGCGCGCCGGAGCACCTGCGCCGCGAGCCGGTGACGCGCGGGGTGGACGTGTACAGCCTGGGCGTGGTGGGCTTCGAACTGCTGACGCGTACCCGACTGTTCACGGCGGAGGACCAGAACCGGCGCCGGCAGGGGCTTCCCGTTCCCATCCCGTCGCTGCTGGCGCGCAACGCGTCGGTGCCGCAGGAGGTGGAGTGGGTGATCCGCCGCGCGCTGGCGGAAGATCCCGCGCAGCGCTTTGCGGACGCGGGCGCGCTGGCGGCGGAGCTTCACCGCGTGTACAACCGCGTGCGCCGCGCCGCCGATCTGCCGGAAACGGTGCTGGCCGCCGTTCCGGTGGATGACCGGCGCGCCGTATCCGTGCAGCCGGACGAAGGCACGGTTCTCGTCGTGGAACCGACGGCGACCGGCCGGCGCGCGGTGGAGGCGGACCCCGCCAGCCTGGAGGGCCAGCTGGCGCGCATGCGCCGCAAGCGGTGGCGTTCGCTGGCGCTGCGGGCCGCGGGCGTGGCCGTGCTGGGAACGGGCGGCGTGGCGGGAGGCGTGGCGCTGGCCGCCAACCGCGCGTACCAGGCGCCGGCATCTCTTCAGGCGGCGCCCCGGCTGAGCGCGGGCGAGGAGAACCAGGAGGGGCTGCGCGAGTTCCGGCGGATGAACTACAAGGCTGCGGCGGAGCACTTTCGCCGCGCGGCGGAGGGCGCCCCCGACAACGCGGAGTTCCAGAACAACCACGCCTACGCCGTCTACCGCGCGGGGGACGCGGACGAGGGGATCCGTCTGCTCAAGGACGTGGTGTCGCGCTATCCGCACCGCGAGGTGGCGTACAGCAATCTGGCCGAGGCGCAGCTCGCCAAGCCCGACTCCACCGGCGCCGTGAACACGCTGCTGTCCCTGCTTGCCATCCAGCCCTCGTCCGCGCGGCGGCGGGAAGCAGAAACGCTGCTGGCGCGGCTGGGCTACGGCACCGGGGTGTGGGAGCCGTCGGATCCGGATGCGGTGGAGTACGATTCGGGGGCGGACGCGCCCGCCATGGACGGGCCCGGGATGGATGACGCGATGGAGATGGACGATGCTCCGGCGGAAGAGGGCCAGCCGGTGGATTCGTCGGTCAGCGTCGTGCCGGATGGGCGAGCGAACCGCCGCGTGGAGATGCGCACTCGTACGGACACGCGGCCCCGCTGGACGCCGCCCCCGCGCTCCGCGCCGCGCGACACGGTGCGGATGTAA
- a CDS encoding PP2C family protein-serine/threonine phosphatase, with amino-acid sequence MTDSTQRAPRPVHLHGMGFDVSGCSAQGPRAENQDAFSVDAFAEHGLLAVADGMGGERAGRLAADTALNALMSADIRSLDAARYALRHADESVARAAQEAPTERAGMGCALALLALTLDRAGQPGWVGAHVGDVRILSRSPDATIRLETRDHTPAYARWEAGEIALDEIPDSPGANRLQRAVGRGGEAEASWIPVRPGWTYLLVSDGVTKAMRLDELGDAMGLGASQDICAAVMRKVEERGPDDNYTAVAVRVLDAGGDGPTLPAPPRVRHDAAPAPVAAPIREDDDVTRRSSPLPLIVALLALALAGFAAWKSLQPPAPDTATQAQVDSLRAEVRSLNARAATGDTVPVLGADTAAPTPAPVQPAAGATAPAPRTAQP; translated from the coding sequence ATGACCGACAGCACGCAGCGCGCGCCCCGCCCCGTTCACCTGCACGGAATGGGTTTCGACGTTTCCGGATGCAGCGCCCAGGGACCGCGCGCGGAAAACCAGGACGCCTTTTCCGTCGATGCCTTCGCCGAGCACGGGCTGCTCGCGGTGGCGGACGGCATGGGCGGAGAGCGCGCCGGCCGCCTGGCGGCGGACACGGCGCTCAACGCGCTGATGAGCGCCGACATCCGCAGCCTGGACGCGGCGCGCTACGCCCTGCGCCACGCGGACGAAAGCGTGGCGCGGGCGGCGCAGGAGGCGCCCACCGAGCGCGCGGGAATGGGGTGCGCCCTGGCCCTGCTCGCGCTCACGCTGGACCGCGCGGGGCAGCCCGGGTGGGTGGGCGCGCACGTGGGCGATGTGCGCATCCTCAGCCGCTCGCCGGACGCCACGATCCGCCTGGAAACGCGCGACCACACCCCCGCCTACGCCCGGTGGGAGGCGGGGGAGATCGCGCTGGACGAAATCCCTGACAGCCCCGGCGCCAACCGCCTGCAGCGCGCCGTCGGCCGCGGCGGCGAGGCGGAGGCCAGCTGGATCCCCGTCCGTCCCGGATGGACGTACCTGCTGGTGAGCGACGGCGTCACCAAGGCCATGCGCCTGGATGAACTCGGCGACGCCATGGGGCTGGGCGCGTCGCAGGACATCTGCGCGGCGGTCATGCGCAAGGTGGAAGAGCGCGGACCGGACGACAACTACACCGCCGTGGCGGTGCGCGTGCTGGACGCGGGGGGCGACGGGCCCACGCTTCCCGCCCCGCCCCGCGTGCGGCACGACGCCGCGCCCGCCCCCGTGGCGGCACCCATCAGGGAGGACGACGACGTGACCCGACGCAGTTCGCCGCTGCCGCTGATCGTGGCGCTGCTGGCGCTGGCCCTGGCCGGCTTCGCCGCGTGGAAGTCGCTGCAGCCCCCGGCCCCCGACACCGCCACGCAGGCCCAGGTAGACAGCCTGCGCGCCGAGGTGCGGTCGCTGAACGCCCGCGCCGCGACGGGTGACACCGTCCCCGTGCTGGGCGCGGACACCGCCGCTCCCACGCCCGCGCCCGTGCAACCCGCTGCCGGCGCGACCGCCCCGGCGCCCCGCACCGCACAGCCATGA
- a CDS encoding FtsW/RodA/SpoVE family cell cycle protein, which yields MALRDLFRKGRAAGAGPMGVTIAVKQHNRPAEHKAGLVLPGFLWWGLLIAAAFYVLAHLSIATGIWPVHGTSRGAGGTFFRDGIALGAWIAVLVALRALKYRGSWALVVLPILIFCLTRPSQFQLFTDPAYQASGGRAAANDAKATRARLSTIERAYTDEQKALVYQGPPPPMPDPFARAVAQQTEGRGFFARMAANFSVFLAPFALLAGFMLAREPRVMRWIRDHRLIPFLPTLAVFFVLTMGFSSLGKVGKMTPWELFLPIFITIWAATLAEDAYNLARPGAVLEPRRLMNLFLYGAGPVIPFLVIRELGLSIVLAGSMAAMLLVGTRRGWWAGLMLAVWAVLVIAAFRVDERSATRLELAYHPYQNPSSMTEEQAERWGAKLHQMKLFDANTLEGGWLGAGPGRGHAETAPNAADDGYITAIATHWGWLGTMSIVLVYTLFIVQLLSAAARETGAFERTLLTGIAMLLGIPFWLATLGGIRLIPLTGVATAFAAHGGAKLLASAVAVGIAAGLSHRRTREERFDEALAAPGAEARVQGIRIR from the coding sequence ATGGCGCTTCGCGATCTGTTCCGGAAGGGGCGCGCCGCGGGCGCGGGCCCCATGGGCGTCACCATCGCCGTCAAGCAGCACAACCGCCCGGCGGAGCACAAGGCGGGACTGGTGCTTCCCGGATTCCTCTGGTGGGGGCTGCTGATCGCCGCCGCCTTCTACGTCCTGGCGCACCTGAGCATCGCCACGGGGATCTGGCCCGTGCACGGCACCTCGCGCGGCGCGGGCGGCACCTTTTTCCGCGACGGCATCGCGCTGGGCGCGTGGATCGCCGTCCTGGTCGCCCTCCGCGCGCTCAAGTACCGCGGCTCGTGGGCGCTGGTGGTGCTGCCGATTCTGATCTTCTGCCTGACGCGCCCGTCGCAGTTTCAGCTGTTCACCGATCCGGCCTACCAGGCGTCCGGCGGACGGGCGGCGGCGAACGATGCCAAGGCGACGCGCGCGCGCCTCAGCACCATCGAGCGGGCGTACACGGACGAGCAGAAGGCCCTCGTGTACCAGGGCCCGCCGCCGCCCATGCCGGACCCGTTCGCCCGCGCCGTGGCACAGCAGACGGAGGGGCGCGGCTTCTTTGCCCGCATGGCGGCGAATTTTTCCGTCTTTCTGGCGCCCTTCGCCCTGCTCGCCGGCTTCATGCTGGCGCGCGAGCCGCGGGTGATGCGGTGGATACGAGACCACCGGCTGATTCCCTTCCTCCCCACCCTGGCCGTCTTCTTCGTGCTGACCATGGGGTTCAGCAGCCTGGGCAAGGTGGGAAAGATGACGCCGTGGGAGCTGTTTCTGCCGATATTCATCACCATCTGGGCGGCCACGCTGGCGGAAGACGCCTACAACCTGGCCCGCCCCGGCGCCGTGCTGGAGCCGCGCCGGCTGATGAACCTGTTTCTGTACGGCGCCGGGCCCGTCATCCCCTTTCTGGTCATCCGCGAGCTGGGCCTGTCCATCGTCCTCGCGGGATCCATGGCGGCCATGCTTCTCGTCGGCACGCGGCGCGGATGGTGGGCGGGGCTGATGCTGGCGGTGTGGGCCGTGCTGGTGATCGCCGCCTTCCGGGTGGATGAACGGTCCGCCACGCGTCTGGAACTAGCGTATCATCCCTACCAGAATCCGTCGTCCATGACGGAAGAGCAGGCGGAACGCTGGGGGGCCAAGCTGCACCAGATGAAGCTGTTCGATGCCAACACGCTGGAAGGCGGATGGCTGGGCGCCGGCCCGGGCCGCGGCCACGCCGAAACGGCGCCCAACGCGGCGGACGACGGCTACATTACCGCCATCGCCACCCACTGGGGCTGGCTGGGCACCATGAGCATCGTCCTCGTCTACACGCTGTTCATCGTGCAGCTGCTGAGCGCGGCCGCGCGGGAGACGGGGGCGTTTGAGCGAACCCTGCTGACGGGGATCGCCATGCTGCTGGGCATCCCGTTCTGGCTGGCCACGCTGGGCGGCATCCGTTTGATTCCGCTCACCGGCGTGGCGACGGCCTTTGCCGCGCACGGCGGCGCCAAGCTGCTGGCCAGCGCGGTGGCGGTGGGGATCGCGGCGGGGCTCAGCCACCGCCGCACGCGTGAAGAGCGGTTTGACGAAGCACTCGCCGCGCCCGGGGCCGAAGCCCGGGTGCAGGGAATCCGGATCCGATGA
- a CDS encoding penicillin-binding transpeptidase domain-containing protein encodes MPDIPFLGTALDWALRAVLLAFGAGSLIALSRWMMQAMRERRERWAIRLAIGMLVLAAVYGIGHARLLWNAEQIEAGRMAWRRFGDPREAERSRGEVRGWIMDCTGEPANALARYGVRDGEVQRVYALGEAGANLVGGGTGAEDRDYTVERLFARQLREPRSLRERSELHPVGTDMQLTLCANPTRQAWSLLTATGLNGTVIIQDVKTGGVVSYVATGRAEDPPFGIKHYAPPGSVFKLAFSAIWWDHDLGETRMSCPPYVQVGRARIRNFESHEYASLTVPTGMLTVSCNTAAVNMVFALRRQLGVETIRDDLQKFGFVTYTGKPPAPPRDFWNTASDAWTQRMTPPPVRVRFLAKLTDHELGQIAIGQGPVDATPMGISRFIQAIGNDGVMMQPTLESARLGEGAEGRRIMKQTTSARLQNAMKTVVDTGTAQVAKAIIARTGWDLGGKTGTADVAGARNPDAWFAGLMFGPDGRARYSVVVYLQHGGQGGRMPARIAAEMTRFMAREAGTPVQPARQASSTRRGG; translated from the coding sequence GTGCCCGACATTCCGTTTCTGGGCACCGCGCTGGACTGGGCGCTGCGGGCCGTTCTGCTGGCGTTCGGCGCCGGATCGCTGATCGCGCTGTCGCGGTGGATGATGCAGGCCATGCGCGAACGCCGCGAGCGCTGGGCCATCCGCCTGGCCATCGGCATGCTGGTGCTGGCCGCCGTGTACGGCATCGGCCACGCGCGCCTGCTGTGGAACGCGGAGCAGATCGAGGCCGGCCGCATGGCGTGGCGCCGCTTTGGAGACCCGCGCGAGGCCGAGCGCAGCCGCGGCGAGGTGCGCGGGTGGATCATGGACTGCACCGGCGAGCCCGCCAACGCCCTGGCCCGCTATGGCGTGCGCGACGGCGAGGTGCAGCGCGTCTACGCCCTGGGCGAGGCCGGCGCGAACCTGGTCGGCGGCGGCACCGGCGCGGAAGACCGCGACTACACGGTGGAGCGCCTGTTCGCCCGGCAGCTTCGCGAGCCGCGCAGCCTGCGCGAACGCAGCGAGCTGCATCCCGTGGGGACGGACATGCAGCTCACGCTGTGCGCCAACCCCACCCGCCAGGCCTGGTCGCTGCTGACCGCCACCGGGTTGAACGGGACGGTCATCATCCAGGACGTAAAGACCGGCGGCGTGGTGAGCTACGTGGCCACGGGACGCGCGGAGGACCCGCCCTTCGGCATCAAGCACTACGCGCCGCCGGGCTCCGTCTTCAAGCTGGCCTTCAGCGCCATCTGGTGGGATCACGACCTAGGCGAGACGCGCATGTCCTGCCCGCCGTACGTGCAGGTGGGGCGCGCCCGCATCCGCAACTTTGAAAGCCACGAGTACGCCTCGCTGACCGTTCCCACGGGGATGCTGACCGTCAGCTGCAATACCGCGGCGGTCAACATGGTCTTCGCTCTCCGCCGCCAGCTGGGGGTGGAGACGATTCGCGACGACTTGCAGAAGTTCGGCTTCGTCACCTACACGGGAAAGCCGCCCGCGCCGCCGCGCGACTTCTGGAACACCGCCAGCGATGCGTGGACCCAGCGCATGACCCCGCCGCCGGTCCGCGTCCGCTTTCTCGCGAAGCTGACCGACCACGAACTCGGGCAGATTGCCATCGGCCAGGGCCCGGTGGACGCCACGCCAATGGGGATTTCGCGCTTCATTCAGGCCATCGGCAATGACGGGGTGATGATGCAGCCCACGCTGGAGTCCGCGCGCCTGGGCGAAGGCGCGGAGGGGCGGCGCATCATGAAGCAGACGACCTCCGCCCGGCTGCAGAACGCCATGAAGACGGTGGTCGACACGGGGACGGCGCAGGTGGCCAAGGCCATCATCGCGCGTACCGGGTGGGACCTGGGCGGCAAGACGGGGACGGCGGACGTGGCCGGCGCGCGCAATCCGGACGCGTGGTTCGCGGGGCTGATGTTCGGCCCGGACGGGCGCGCCCGCTACAGCGTGGTGGTCTACCTGCAGCACGGCGGGCAGGGCGGCCGCATGCCCGCCCGCATCGCCGCGGAAATGACGCGCTTCATGGCGCGCGAGGCGGGAACGCCCGTGCAGCCCGCGCGGCAGGCTTCCTCCACGCGGAGGGGCGGCTGA
- a CDS encoding FHA domain-containing protein, translating to MINAFRKLLRPTLRHQLEDGVREALRRYADRRTAPDLRVYVSTDLMPPGMGPTMWARDEADHLRRFAAQWAQDNGIARAGLRVEVILLDTKREFAHVKPLGLEEPRADPAAVSNAPRAERALVPEPPRAAPAPPAPAYGAPAPTYGAPAPAYGAPASSGGAVLQVVSSETLREPLHVNGEVIVGRKPEPGVQATGDRYMSGRHARFRISGGQVTVTDLDSKNRTYVNEQPIPPHQERPLNAGDTVRMGNTVLRLTQGG from the coding sequence ATGATCAACGCTTTTCGCAAGCTCCTGCGCCCCACCCTTCGCCATCAGCTGGAAGATGGCGTCCGCGAGGCGCTGCGCCGCTACGCCGACCGCCGCACCGCGCCGGACCTGCGCGTGTACGTGAGCACCGACCTGATGCCGCCCGGCATGGGCCCCACCATGTGGGCCCGCGACGAGGCGGATCACCTGCGGCGCTTTGCCGCGCAGTGGGCCCAGGACAACGGAATCGCCCGCGCGGGACTGCGCGTGGAGGTGATCCTTCTGGACACCAAGCGCGAGTTCGCCCACGTGAAGCCGCTGGGGCTGGAGGAGCCGCGCGCCGATCCCGCCGCTGTCAGCAACGCCCCGCGCGCCGAACGTGCGCTGGTGCCGGAGCCGCCGCGCGCCGCCCCCGCTCCTCCCGCGCCGGCCTACGGAGCACCCGCGCCCACGTATGGAGCCCCGGCCCCCGCGTACGGAGCGCCCGCCTCGTCCGGCGGCGCCGTGCTGCAGGTCGTAAGCTCCGAAACGCTGCGCGAGCCGCTGCACGTCAACGGCGAGGTCATCGTGGGCCGCAAGCCGGAACCCGGCGTGCAGGCCACCGGCGACCGCTACATGAGCGGCCGCCATGCGCGCTTCCGCATCAGCGGCGGGCAGGTGACCGTCACGGATCTGGACTCCAAGAACCGCACGTACGTCAACGAACAGCCCATTCCCCCGCACCAGGAGCGCCCGTTGAACGCCGGCGACACCGTGCGGATGGGGAACACGGTGCTTCGCCTTACCCAGGGCGGCTGA
- a CDS encoding SpoIID/LytB domain-containing protein encodes MSAIRNKLRILPALVLAAALAACADDGPLGPSAAPLEGNARDVSATAFNGSIRIGVVPAAASVTLGSAADWTLTDLTANTTLLSGTGGVQATVTLETGSVSTSVYRLQVMCGSTSAVESRAAAAQALGHPTMLEPVPAAGCTRLYIGEFAPPPASNFAARTAYKNQLVAQNLAAADAFWKVVTVTTGVTRYRVQTSAGTVTSTGPVRLTSSDERVTINGAAYRGTAEVRLNSAGTLAGINQLPLEQYLYGVLPYELSPALWPELEAQKAQAVAARTYALSGLGKRSSDGYDLLATTADQVYGGVAGEHPLSNQAVDETAGIVAAYGGKLIQALFHSTSGGWTANNEDVYNSAALPYLRGVIDHERGNAQTVLDSLRNPVNPFRLRGKRNGDYEADWARYHRWTFEWSAAEISRVISDYAGQPVGRVLAINVTERSNSGRVLRIEYVTDAGTFVDTKDHVRGSLRYINASGAPTNLLSTLFVIDPVINRKTGEVTGFEAYGGGFGHGVGLSQTGAVGMAAKGDGYEAILHHYYQGIDLVRWY; translated from the coding sequence GTGTCCGCCATCAGGAACAAACTCCGCATTCTCCCCGCGCTCGTACTGGCCGCGGCGCTCGCCGCCTGCGCCGATGACGGTCCGCTGGGCCCCTCGGCCGCGCCGCTGGAGGGCAATGCGCGCGATGTGAGCGCCACCGCGTTCAACGGATCCATCCGCATCGGCGTGGTGCCCGCCGCCGCGAGCGTAACGCTGGGCAGCGCGGCGGACTGGACCCTCACCGACCTCACCGCGAACACCACGCTCCTGTCGGGAACCGGCGGCGTGCAGGCCACGGTGACGCTGGAAACCGGCTCTGTCAGCACCAGCGTCTACCGCCTTCAGGTGATGTGCGGCTCGACCTCCGCGGTGGAATCGCGCGCCGCCGCCGCGCAGGCGCTGGGGCACCCCACGATGCTGGAGCCGGTGCCCGCGGCCGGGTGCACGCGCCTGTACATCGGCGAGTTCGCGCCGCCGCCGGCCAGCAACTTCGCCGCGCGCACCGCCTACAAGAACCAGCTGGTGGCGCAGAACCTGGCCGCCGCCGACGCCTTCTGGAAGGTGGTCACCGTCACCACCGGCGTCACCCGCTACCGCGTGCAGACCAGCGCCGGCACGGTCACCAGCACCGGCCCGGTGCGGCTCACCTCCAGCGACGAGCGCGTCACCATCAACGGCGCGGCGTACCGCGGCACGGCCGAGGTGCGGCTGAACAGCGCGGGCACGCTGGCCGGCATCAACCAGCTTCCCCTGGAGCAGTACCTGTACGGCGTGCTGCCGTACGAACTGTCGCCCGCCCTGTGGCCGGAACTGGAAGCGCAAAAGGCGCAGGCCGTCGCCGCGCGCACCTACGCGCTCTCCGGGCTGGGCAAGCGTTCGTCGGACGGATATGACCTGCTGGCCACCACCGCCGACCAGGTGTACGGCGGCGTGGCGGGCGAGCACCCGCTCAGCAACCAGGCCGTGGATGAGACCGCCGGCATCGTGGCCGCGTACGGCGGCAAGCTGATTCAGGCGCTGTTCCACTCCACCAGCGGCGGATGGACGGCCAACAACGAGGACGTGTACAACTCCGCCGCGCTTCCGTACCTGCGCGGCGTGATCGACCACGAGCGCGGCAACGCGCAGACCGTGCTGGATTCGCTGCGGAATCCCGTCAACCCGTTCCGCCTGCGCGGCAAGCGCAACGGCGACTACGAGGCGGACTGGGCGCGCTATCACCGCTGGACGTTCGAGTGGAGCGCGGCGGAGATTTCGCGCGTGATCTCCGACTACGCCGGCCAGCCGGTGGGCCGCGTGCTGGCCATCAACGTGACGGAGCGCTCCAACAGCGGCCGCGTGCTGCGCATCGAGTACGTCACCGACGCGGGCACCTTCGTGGACACCAAGGACCACGTCCGCGGCTCGCTGCGCTACATCAACGCCAGCGGCGCGCCCACCAATCTGCTCAGTACGCTGTTCGTCATCGACCCCGTGATCAACCGCAAAACGGGCGAGGTGACGGGCTTTGAGGCGTACGGTGGCGGCTTTGGGCACGGCGTGGGGCTGAGCCAGACCGGCGCCGTGGGCATGGCGGCCAAGGGCGACGGCTACGAAGCCATTCTGCACCACTACTATCAGGGCATCGACCTGGTCCGCTGGTACTGA
- a CDS encoding aspartate/glutamate racemase family protein has product MRTIGMLGGMSWESTADYYRLINRGVAERRGGLHSASILLHSFDFARIAELQAAGDWAGAGDVLAGAAVGLERAGATALLICANTMHHVAEQVQAAVRIPLLHIVDPTGEALRAAGVRRPALLGTRYTMEFPFWRERLAARFGVDTIIPDEDDRAAVHRVIYEELCRGVVRDESRNEYLRIIERLRGRGADAVILGCTEIALLIRPGEAPLPDFDTTAAHARAAVDHLLDGDG; this is encoded by the coding sequence TTGCGAACGATCGGGATGCTGGGCGGGATGAGCTGGGAATCCACGGCGGATTATTACCGGCTCATCAACCGGGGCGTGGCGGAGCGGCGGGGAGGGCTGCATTCGGCGTCCATCCTGCTGCACAGCTTTGACTTCGCGCGGATCGCGGAACTGCAGGCGGCGGGCGACTGGGCCGGCGCGGGCGACGTGCTCGCGGGAGCGGCCGTTGGACTGGAACGCGCGGGCGCGACGGCGCTGCTGATCTGCGCCAATACCATGCACCACGTGGCGGAACAGGTGCAGGCGGCGGTGCGCATTCCGCTGCTGCACATCGTGGATCCCACGGGCGAGGCGCTGCGGGCCGCGGGCGTGCGGCGTCCGGCGCTGCTGGGGACGCGCTACACGATGGAGTTTCCCTTCTGGCGCGAGCGCCTGGCCGCCCGCTTCGGCGTGGACACGATCATTCCGGACGAGGACGACCGCGCGGCGGTGCACCGCGTGATCTACGAGGAACTGTGCCGCGGCGTGGTTCGGGACGAGTCGCGAAACGAGTATCTGCGCATCATCGAGCGGCTGCGTGGGCGCGGGGCGGACGCGGTGATCCTGGGATGCACGGAGATCGCGCTCCTGATCCGCCCCGGCGAGGCGCCGCTGCCGGACTTCGACACGACCGCCGCCCACGCCCGCGCCGCCGTGGATCATCTGCTGGATGGGGATGGCTGA